A portion of the Capra hircus breed San Clemente unplaced genomic scaffold, ASM170441v1, whole genome shotgun sequence genome contains these proteins:
- the LOC102176878 gene encoding mast cell protease 3-like has protein sequence MVLFLLLVALLSPTVEAGKIIGGHEAKPHSRPYMAFLRFKISGKSYRCGGFLVREDFVLTAAHCLGSSVNVILGAHNITDRERTQQVIPVRRAIPHPHYNDETGTNDIMLLQLTRKAEMTDAVSLINLPRSLEKVKPGMMCSVAGWGQLGVNMPSADKLQEVDLEVQSEEKCIARFKDYIPITQICAGDPSKRKDSFLGDSGGPLVCNGVAQGIVSYGSDDGTTPNVYTRISSFLSWIQRTMRRYKRQGSA, from the exons ATGGTCCTGTTCTTGCTCCTGGTGGCCCTTCTGTCCCCTACTGTGGAGGCAG GGAAAATCATCGGGGGCCATGAGGCCAAGCCTCACTCTCGTCCCTACATGGCGTTTCTTCGGTTCAAGATTTCAGGGAAATCTTACAGATGTGGGGGTTTCCTTGTGCGTGAGGACTTTGTGCTGACAGCAGCTCACTGCCTGGGAAG CTCAGTCAATGTCATCCTGGGGGCCCACAACATCACGGACCGAGAGAGGACCCAGCAGGTCATCCCAGTGAGAAGAGCCATCCCTCACCCACACTATAATGATGAGACTGGGACCAATGACATCATGTTACTGCAG CTGACTAGGAAGGCTGAGATGACGGATGCAGTGAGCCTCATCAATCTGCCCAGGAGCTTGGAGAAGGTGAAGCCAGGGATGATGTGCAGTGTGGCTGGCTGGGGGCAACTGGGGGTAAATATGCCCTCTGCAGACAAACTACAGGAGGTGGATCTTGAAGTCCAAAGTGAGGAGAAATGTATTGCTCGCTTCAAAGACTACATCCCCATCACGCAGATATGTGCTGGAGATCCAAGCAAAAGGAAGGATTCTTTCTTG GGTGACTCTGGGGGCCCACTTGTGTGTAATGGTGTTGCCCAGGGCATTGTGTCCTATGGAAGTGATGATGGGACAACTCCAAATGTCTACACCAGAATCTCCAGCTTTCTGTCCTGGATCCAGAGAACAATGAGACGGTACAAACGCCAGGGATCAGCATGA